A region of the Phoenix dactylifera cultivar Barhee BC4 chromosome 10, palm_55x_up_171113_PBpolish2nd_filt_p, whole genome shotgun sequence genome:
TTTCTCTCAATCTTGTAacgataattcgaataatgaaatattaaaaactctttttaattttcattctactttgatcaaaaattttctgaattatcatataattagagtaagtaggatgcgCTCTTCTCTTACTATAAGTGATTGATTCTTTATTGACCTACTTATAAGCTTCGTACACAATCTACCATATCCGAAAGACCCCGTGCACAAATTATTATCATGAATGAGAgtaaaccaaaacatgaattcctgtgcacaagataccatggtgatcttaggtcaaaggatcaattgtacaactcccactaagagaatcattttttgatatgtaagtaagacttcatatgaTATTCTTTTGGCAGGTCAATTcaatgaactcattcctctaatgagcacccacatctttatattagtatctccacacaagtgattatgagatcaatcaccctctgcatcgagcatacataagatgtgccagtcttaccgtagcattgatccccgactcaatgtaccatcAACTGGAAATAtcttaaattaggattttaggattttaggtctcactggcaTAATCTCATCATAGCCCTAAAACCATTTTCCTAATATATGGGGTTCGTCATAAATATAAGATGCAACAAATGATGAAACataatgccttttatttataatCAAAATGTCATGTATATGatcggaaaaaaataaaagaaaccctATCGCAATATAGAATGcggttggcttttagggcactATCTTTTCAGATAGATTGGTATGGATAGTTACAAGCAGATCCAGGGTATGCATCAAGGACATCCAGGTGGTTATGAAAGAAGAGGCAGTGAGATAGATGGATGGGAGGTGGATTTGGAGACTACGCATTCACCCTCGCATGGCCATATTTCTATGAAAAGTGGCCTGAAGCTGCTTACCCACGAGGGGCGTGCTGGCCAAAAGGGGCATAAGGATCACTCTAAGTTCCGCCAGGTGCTCGAAAGTGGAGAAGTCCATCAATCACATGTTGCTTGGCTATGATTGGGCAGTACAGATTTAGAGTTGAGCAAGCATATTCCAAAGACAGGTCATCCGATCCTTGGACGACCTACTATAGCAGTTGAGGGGAGCAATACGGCAGCTGTAGACAGTGGAGTGGAGAATTCGAATGGCCTATGTGGCGTATCATATATGGTTGGACAGAAATGCTCAAATCTTCAATGATAGACGAGAGCCTCTGTGACGCATTGTAAAGAGGGCTCACATCCAGGCGGCTGAGATCATTAGGGCTACCTCACTGAGTTCATCGAGAatggctagggacatctggaACCCCCGCTCGGAAGCTTCAGTGTCATCTTTAGCGCCCAAGTTTCTTCTTATCTCTTGAAAATCCCTACCCCGGGCTATCTaaaggtgaacttcgatggtagcGACCCAGAAGCTAGTGGTAGGGACGGTGTGGGTTTTGTGATCCGAGGCCATGACTCACAGTTGATTGTTTCTGGTGGGTGACGGACCGATGAGCTTTCGGCTACAGAAGTGGAGCTTAGAGCAGCTTAGGAGGGGATCTCATATGCGAGACAAAGGTTAGAGGCCGAACGCATCATTCTGAAGGAAGACTCGGCCCTAGTGATCGATTGGATATGGGAGGAGGGATGGAGGAGGATTGCAATCCCCTGCTAAGCGACATCAGGCTGATGCTGGGAGATTGCAGCGCCTCCCAGGTGGTGCACATGTACCGGAAGGCGAACAAGACCGCAGACTAGGTTGCATCCTATGCTGCGCAACATTCTGGAGAAGTACTTTAGCTACACCGGAGAGCCCCTTCCTCGCATTTGAGCTAGGTTTTAGTCTCTAATTTTGTTGGCAGGTCCTACACTAAAGTAGGGTGAgcagccgttgtaccaaaaaaaaaaaaaaaaaacatgttagCTGTTGGGTACCTACATAACTTGTTTAACCCACTATGAAATCACTAGATGAGATTCAATCCCTTACAAAATATGGAAGTAGCCTTACGCACATACAGAATAAAACTCCAAATACATGATAAAAGTTCTGATCCAATTTCTCTGCTACCATTCTCAGATGAACAATGCATATTTTGTAACAAAACCTAGAGTAATAGATCCAGCAATTATGCATCGATAAATAAGCTAATTAATGAATCAAAAATAGTGAATAGGATTCACTTTAAAACAACAATTTTTGGTATTAATAACAAAGAAATTCATGGCCTTCACCAAGTGTTGATTTTCTCCTAATATCAGAAAATAAGGAATTGATCAAAAACCATAGCTTTACAGTGGGAGGACATCAAAACCCTAGAAGGGGGAGAGACAAAGGGTGATGGGGATGCCATCTTCATGGAGGATGAGGGTGGGGTAGCTGCAGGCGAGCTGCCCGGTGGAGATGACATTGTCATCGGGCTCGTGTTGTTGCAGCATGAGCCACATAGCCTCGATGTAGTCCCGACGACTCCCCACTCATGGGCGGTGGACAAGTTCCTGAGGAAAAGCTTGGTCTGCGCGGAGGCGGCCGACGGTGTGCGTGGTCTTGGGAATTCGAGAAAACAGGTGAGGAGTGTCGATCCAAGACCAAAATCAAATTCAAAGAAGGAAACCGTTGAGTGTATTCCTAGGAGCCTAACAAACGAAGAGAAATTGGAGATAACCTCGAGGATTCTTCATCCTCAGAATCTTCTTCTTGCGCTTcagtttcttcttccttggcggaggaggaggaggaggagatggagatGATCACGCGCTTCCCCTTCTTCGAAGTTAGCGTCCTTCTCAGGAGAATGGTGAAGGATTTCGAGATGGGGAACGAAGcttgaggaggaggatgaggagggtaGCAGATGAAATTTGAGGAAACGCGATCGGTGTGCTCTCCTCTTATTGGATGAGTATTTTGATGAGGATGGCTCGCTGGCTCCGCCAGATTAGGACTCGAGATGTTGTTTTGATAAAAATAGTCAGTTATCAAACGAGTTGAACGAGTTAGGGCCGTTTACCGAGTTTTTTTGTGGAGTAGgaagtattatttttttaaaaaaaaatattgttagaTGAAATGAGATGTttacttaaaaattttaaaaaattattttagttttgccaaaaaataaaataattttttgaaaaaagtttctaatgaatttttttttttttttttttttacaacggCGGCTCACATTCATTGAGTATAAATgcggccaacaaaatcagagaaCAAGTGGCTACAGAGAAGCTTCAGCGCGGATGCATGATCCACCCAGATGAAACCCTCCGAGTGATGTGCAGCGAAGAAGGCAACCCAATCTGCGATACAATTAGCCTCTCTATAAACATAGAAGTCATACTCTCTCAGTAGTCAGCAGATGTCATGGAGCATCGGCCTCTTCTCTGCAGAGCACCCCTGACCTCAGACCCGCTCGATTATAGTGGCCAAGTTTCCTTCCATAAGAATATAGTCCGCACCCAGAACGCGTCTCGCATAGGTAACGCCCTCCCATGCTGCTTTGAGCTCGGCGCACGCAACGGACATATGGAAGATCTGCCGCCCCCTACTACCACCAATCTAGCGTCATGATCTCAGATGATAAATCTCATGTCTTCGTATTTTTCTCCCTCGGCCACActgccatcaaaattcatcttgaGAAAGCCAGAAGGTGGGGGCACTCAAAAAACAAACACACTCTTGAGCGCTATAATAGGTGAGTGGCAGCCCCAGATTTTCCTAGCTAACCCTGCAAGTGAAATTCCAGTGATGCCAGCGAACTCTGCCGCATGCAGTAGTGCTCTATCCACCACTGCCCTTAGATGGAGCTTcttcagggaaaaaaaaagctatgtaaaaaagttattttgatttataaatttttttaaccaaaatatttataataaaatatattaattataaaaaatatatataattatgaaAACCTGCAGagtactaacaaaaaaaaaccgGCGGGACAGATTCCGAgaacaattttttaaaaaaaattttatctattattttaaattttgttttagcaaaaaaaaaaaatagctttcttcTCCCTTGCTTCCGAAACAATCATGGAGTCGTCCCTCTCTTCCATCGATCccttctctccttcttttttccctctttctcCTCGTCCTCCATCACCTACTCTCGCGGTCGGCATCGGAGAGGATAGAGGGGGATAGACAGGACGGCGACATCGCGGTCCACCTCTCACCGTGGACGGCGACATCGCGGTCCTCCTCTGAGCGTGGACCGCGATGTCACCTCTCAGATATTGACCGCGATTGGTGATGGAGGAAGCCGCCTCCGCGATGGCCGACACCTCGTGGAGAGGAACGGGGAAGAGGAATTACGGTAGGGATCGCATTGAGAAGCCTTGTCGCGAGAGCGGCAGAGTTCATTCTCTCTTCTTTATTtccctctctcgctctctctcgctctctcgctctctctcttactTCGTTCTTTGATCGGTTGGGGCGGGTTTCTTAAAGAGCCAACTGCCAATGGATCTATCTATGCTCGATGACGAAAAGGCCAAGATTTTTTGACCTTCCAATGGATGGGAAGAAGGCAAATGGAAGCTGGAAGCTTTCGCACGTGGAAGGGCatattattatattccttacgTTATGTTTTAATGGATAATTAAAGATGAGAGATTTTGTGTGCAAAACAAGTCATTAGATTTTGTTTCGAGTGATCAATATTTTGTCTGCCACGCAAGCTGGATCTTGGATTTTCTTTAGATGCTATCTTAGATTATTGACTaggaaactaaagaaaaacacCCGGGTGGCTTAATGCTATGGATGAAGAATTTGATGCATTACAAAACTAGGGCATTTGGTCCCTAGTTCCAGCACATGCAAACGAAAATATTATTGGATATAAATGAGTGTGCACGATGGATCAATATAAAGCTCATCTTATTTCCAAAAGCTTCCATCAACAACATAGTATTTACTTTGATACACATTTTGCCAAGTAGCCAAACATGTTACatcataatattttaatacttttattattatattatactataaatataacattatattacattatattataatactcTTTtacgttaaataatttaatattatcttaaattattatgctatagtatacgatattatattactatattatataatattatattatattacagtaatatcatactatatcatatatttatatattaatacatattatattttattatactctgttgtataatactatgcaatgttctttatggttattttatcatactaaaagtattttctcagtttgtttaccaaacacatgttaaaattCCACAGCACTTCAGAAATGTAgtttccaaacagcaaacatttttttataaaagctctacttcaaaaaATTCTACTTCCAAAAACTCAACTATCAACAGCTCTACCAAACAGGACCTAAGAATATGAAAGCCAAACCTAACCCATTTAATAAAAACATCAAGATAGGTCAACCTGTTTATAACCCGAACTTATTTAGTTTAAATCCAAACTTGTTTATTGCAGGTCCGATACAGGTCGGGTTGATGCGTTGGATTACTTTTTGCCATCCCTAGTTGTAGTGTTGTATTTGATTGTTTTCAAAATTAGTAGAATGTATAGGCATTGTATTAGGTTTGCTCCGTGAGGTCATTATATCCAGACAAACTAAATTTTGTTCTGTCATGTGTAAAACTTAAATTGATAGATACAACAAAATACAAGACAATAAAGATTGTTTCTCTTATGGTTTCTTTGATGGTCGTTGATTAATGAACCCACCAGCTTTAAATTATTGGTCTGATTAGCATGTTTCACTTTTGCTGATTTTCTTGTATGAATCTTTAAAAGTAATTTTACACAGCTTAACCTAATATTTAATCTTAACCTTATTGATCTCCTATACTCTTACATATGGTTGGAAATGCATAGTTGGATTTAGAAATGCTTTTGCTGATAAATTTGCAGTTACATAACACCTCGCCAGCTTTTTCTTGAAAGTAATTCTGCCATTGGAAATTAGAAAACCATCATGCGATGGCCTTTTTGATCATTGTATTTTGGCTTGATTTGTTGAAACATGCCCAGCAACTTGAAAAGTGAATGGTTTTCAACCTGTTTTGCATATGTGGTGCTTAACCTCATTTTTTGTTATTTAACTAATATAATGTTTTGGTCTGGTGATATGCAGGACTTAACCATCAAGCAGAAGTACCTTGTAACGTTCGCAGTTGGATATGaccagaaaaaaaatattgatgcaGCAGTCAAAAAGGTTAGTGAAGAACCATCAATGGTAAAGGTTCTTAGAATGGCTGTCAACAATTGTTAACCATAAGAGTGTTATACTGTGATTGCTTTAGCTCTTCTGAGGAAGAAAAATGCATTAGATcgttgtgaggacccgtgcgggcgcatgtttagttccatattggttatttgttcggtagatcttggatacttatataagatcaaggaacctaaataatatattttggctagccattttgagtgaggtcctgagttgttacaaatgatatcagagcggacccggctcaCTCCAACATGTCTCCATTGGGactgaccacgggccgatcgtggtatttgtgattagatttgaatagacgaggacgtcagagcttaaacgggaggagtatgtgaagacccgtgcgggcgtgtatttagtcccacatcgattatttgttgggtagatcttaggtatttatacagaatcaaggaacccaaataatatcttctggctagccattttgggtgatgtcctaggttgttacaattGTACTACTGAAAGTAAATAATTACAAGCAATTCGTCATTCAGTGGCTTTGTCTAATTACAATTAATCTAGCTACTTCATTTTCAAATTATAGCttcttttttctgtttgttcttgcCTGACTTAATAAGAATCATGAAATTGCAGTTTTCTGAAAACTTTACGATCTTACTGTTCCATTATGATGGCCGAACTAGTGAATGGGATGAATTTGAGTGGTCAAAACGGGCTATTCATGTGAGCGCTAGGAGGCAGACTAAATGGTAAGAAAGAATGATCTGTTTTAGTGAAGCTTGTTACAGCATAGCTTGAAAACTAATAAATTGCATTGGATGCTGATGGCTGGTTTAAGGTGGTATGCGAAGCGATTTCTGCACCCTGACATCGTGGCTCCATATGAGTACATATTTATCTGGGATGAAGACCTAGGTGTAGAGCATTTTAATGCAGAAGAGTAAGTATCGGCCTTGTTCATGCACGCATTCATTCTACTCTAGAAGCTCACTGCTGACCAGGAATCGCAATATTTTTACACCCAGGTACATTAAACTGATAAAGAAACATGGGTTGGAAATATCACAGCCTGGTTTAATGCCAAACAGAGGATCTATAACCTGGCGAATGACCGAAAGGAGAGGGGATCATGAGGTCCACAAGTGAGTTATGAGTCACTTTAGTTGGTTTTCATCTtcgattatatatttatatattgaatTATGATGCATAACTGAGCCTACCAAAGAATTATTTGATTGGTGGTCATGTTGGCAATAATAAGGATACGGCATATAGGCAAAGATAGTAACAAGCTGATTTGGTGAATCTCATTTATTGATGTGCATGATTGTTGTGCAACAGAGAAACAAAGGAGAGACCAGGCAGGTGTTTCGATCCTCATACTCCACCATGTGCTGCGTAAGAGTTCTTGGTTCCTCATCTCATCCATACTGCATTGCCATTGCTGATTTACTAGAATCCACTTCGATCTCATTTGTCATCCCATCTATAGGTTTGTCGAGATTATGGCGCCCGTCTTCTCTCGAGATGCATGGCGCTGTGTGTGGCATATGATTCAGGCAAGTTCATCTCCGCTGATCCATGCTATAAGGGTCTCCATGCCTAGATATAAATTAAATGCAATTGTCTATTGCTGCAGAATGACTTGGTCCATGGATGGGGTCTCGATTTTGCTCTTAGAACATGTGTGGAGGTACTTTATTTTCACAGTTTTTCTGTTCCACTAGTAGGCAATGCATTGCGACTTGTCCTCCAAGCAGGAAAGATATACTTGATGCTATATAAAAACACCGCATGAACTTGATTGTCTTTTAAAACCCCGCATTCGGAGTCCGAATGGTGGCAGAGAAGGTCACCCCCTACTTCGGAACATTTGGGCGATGGTAAGAGATGGAgtggcctttcaggccaagcatgtattcaaaGAGGCCAACAGAGCTGCAAATTGAGTAGCTGCTTATGTGGCCTGCCACTCTGAGAATACCTTATGGGTGGGAGAAAAGAAGTTGCCTAGAACACTCCATGActtgttgttttctgattttattagatGTATCTGTACTCGTAATATATAAAATGCCcgttttacccaaaaaaaaaaaaaaaaaaaatcctgcatTTGGAAGGATAACCAATAtgaactttggtttttcggtcACATTTTCATGATATCCCAATTATCTGATTACATATACTGTGCTCATATTGCCTTCAGCCTGCTCACGAGAAAATAGGAGTGGTAGATTCTCAGTGGATCGTTCATCAAGTGATTCCTTCACTTGCGAACCAGGCAAGACAaaacctcttttttctttttcttttttttgatggagACTTGATGAACTTTCTGCTAAAATTTGTTTACTTGGTATTTTACCACAGGGCCAGGCTGTTAATGGAAAAAAACCAGGGGAAGCGGTATGGGACTTGCATGTATCACGAATGCTTTAGCCCTTTTTGTTAGAGCAAACATTTTATTCTTTCTTATGATTCCGCAATTATGTGACAGAGGGTTTGTTCATTGTGCTGGTTGTTGTTTGGCAACGTCCAGGTGGAGGAGCGGTGCCACAAAGAGTGGCGGATGTTCCAAAAACGAATGGAGATAGCATACTACATGGAGATCGGATTCCCTCCCCCAACATGATGGCTGCTATAGATTAGTAttgtaaggattttttttttttttgtataaataccctcctatattttaaattttacacgaatacccttccaaaattaatatttacatatatataccctcataaaacacttgttttactattctactctttttttatccatgtttttacatatatacctacatcatctaacaatattaaaaattaacggttttaaattaaaataactaaaatgccCTTAGTgaatagatgtgcaaaaaaaaaaaaacatttataaggTGATTGTGATGGGGGATAAAGAAAATAGTTTCaatattctattatatttttaaataaaataaatatgattttattaacggcgttagaagaaccgttatattaaaagtatttatgcaaaaacagtattttatgaggatacaaaaaaaaatataaattttaagatggTATCaatacaaatttaaatttttagaagagtACTCGTATAAAAAAAAACCCTATCATTAAATTGGACGATAGATATATATCAAGACTGATATCGTAGAGTATATAGATTTtctttaatattaatattaagtttactctctctttttttagctCCAGCTCCAGAATGACTGCATTTAGCATTTGAGTTAGAAATTTAAAATGCTGGCTTTGATAATTCAATTTCAGCCATCAGCAGATGATTAGAAAATGGAGCATACACagcaggatttttttttgtgtgtgtgtgtggctgTGGGGTTGGGGTGGGGGGTTGGGTAGGACGGAGAAGGCCAAAGGGTGGACGAATGTAAAGGATACAGGGAGACTTGCTATGGGCACCCAAAATATTTAATACTTGCActcgtttttttttaaaaaaaaatgaataacaaTATACCTTTAAAATATTTGGGACCTCAGGATCCTGGTGTTGCTGGTTTTAGAGTTTTCTCTACCAAACCCGTTACCATTTCGCCTGTGAGATTGAACCAATCAAACCATCACTGCATTTTCTTACTGCATCAAAGATTAACATTATGAGCTCTCAAAGAAAGGCAAACTAATTACTAGCCATTTTAGCAGCGTTTCCATCCCCTTACTTTTGGTTGAATccaatatttattattgtatttagGTGTTTAGTAGTAGTACCTAAAACCAATGTTTTCATCTTGGCTGAGGTACAAGCTTGTGCTGCTATTTGTCGCTGATGAATGTGATTTAATCTATATCT
Encoded here:
- the LOC103722823 gene encoding uncharacterized protein LOC103722823 isoform X3, which gives rise to MAKLGSISCRACSGLVGKKNVTVRFTIATIIGIVVGFLIGISFPTKLCFPSSVIPYIEDRNWVTTQALLNHALTSARNRSGNNSNDFNDTLKTYVPTKPRGAERLPPGIIVSESDFHLHRLWGNPDEDLTIKQKYLVTFAVGYDQKKNIDAAVKKFSENFTILLFHYDGRTSEWDEFEWSKRAIHVSARRQTKWWYAKRFLHPDIVAPYEYIFIWDEDLGVEHFNAEEYIKLIKKHGLEISQPGLMPNRGSITWRMTERRGDHEVHKETKERPGRCFDPHTPPCAAFVEIMAPVFSRDAWRCVWHMIQNDLVHGWGLDFALRTCVEPAHEKIGVVDSQWIVHQVIPSLANQGQAVNGKKPGEAVEERCHKEWRMFQKRMEIAYYMEIGFPPPT
- the LOC103722823 gene encoding uncharacterized protein LOC103722823 isoform X1; protein product: MAKLGSISCRACSGLVGKKNVTVRFTIATIIGIVVGFLIGISFPTKLCFPSSVIPYIEDRNWVTTQALLNHALTSARNRSGNNSNDFNDTLKTYVPTKPRGAERLPPGIIVSESDFHLHRLWGNPDEDLTIKQKYLVTFAVGYDQKKNIDAAVKKFSENFTILLFHYDGRTSEWDEFEWSKRAIHVSARRQTKWWYAKRFLHPDIVAPYEYIFIWDEDLGVEHFNAEEYIKLIKKHGLEISQPGLMPNRGSITWRMTERRGDHEVHKETKERPGRCFDPHTPPCAAFVEIMAPVFSRDAWRCVWHMIQNDLVHGWGLDFALRTCVEPAHEKIGVVDSQWIVHQVIPSLANQGQAVNGKKPGEARVCSLCWLLFGNVQVEERCHKEWRMFQKRMEIAYYMEIGFPPPT
- the LOC103722823 gene encoding uncharacterized protein LOC103722823 isoform X2, with protein sequence MAKLGSISCSGLVGKKNVTVRFTIATIIGIVVGFLIGISFPTKLCFPSSVIPYIEDRNWVTTQALLNHALTSARNRSGNNSNDFNDTLKTYVPTKPRGAERLPPGIIVSESDFHLHRLWGNPDEDLTIKQKYLVTFAVGYDQKKNIDAAVKKFSENFTILLFHYDGRTSEWDEFEWSKRAIHVSARRQTKWWYAKRFLHPDIVAPYEYIFIWDEDLGVEHFNAEEYIKLIKKHGLEISQPGLMPNRGSITWRMTERRGDHEVHKETKERPGRCFDPHTPPCAAFVEIMAPVFSRDAWRCVWHMIQNDLVHGWGLDFALRTCVEPAHEKIGVVDSQWIVHQVIPSLANQGQAVNGKKPGEARVCSLCWLLFGNVQVEERCHKEWRMFQKRMEIAYYMEIGFPPPT